ACGGATAGTAGGGGGCTGTGCAGTGCCTGAAGCCGAATTCTCTGCATCAAACCTGAAAGCCATAAACAGGCGGTGAAAGGGGTCAGTCGGCAGACGAAATTTGCTGATCGTGTCCTGGATTGCCATGTAGGCGGGGTGTCCACCAGGCTCAATACGGTTGTCCACTACAGCATCGAGTGTGGCAAGTGCTTCCAGGCGGTTCCCCGTAAAGGGTTCATCGGCAATGTCGTCACCGATTCGTGCAATTGCATAAACGGCAGCTAATGCACGTTGTGCCTGTTTGGTAAGTAAAACAGAAACAACAGGGAAATTTTCGTAATGTGATTTAGCAAACTTCAGACACCAGGAGTAAGCATCGTCCAAAGACGACACAAGGGGAACTTCTCCTGATTGTGTACGACCAATCCTGGAAGGGGGGTCAGTCACGATCCCAGCGTTTATCCACGATGGTTGCGTTGTCTTTAATGCTTTGGAGCCAGGAGTAGTATGCACTTGAACGCTGCCTTGACATCAGGTTTTGAATCTGACTGGTCTTATCCTTGTTGAAGGCATCCATGTTGGCAGGTGTGCGGCTGTCAACAACCATGATAATCCATGCGCGTTTACCACGAATTGGTCCTGTAATACTGCCAATCGGTGTGGTAAACGCAGTATTGGTCGACACAAAGTCAGCGCCAAAACCACTGAGCTGTCCGTTATTACGTAATGCCGTTTGAACGCGGACTGTCAGAGCAGAGTCTATGGAGGCAGCGGCTTCGAGAGACCCTGCTGCTGTGCAAGCCTGTGCAACTTTCTCAGCTTTTGACTTTAGCTGATCCAATACTTTGTTCTGAATAACAACCCGTTCAATTTCTTCCTTAACGTCTTCAAACAACTTTATTCCTTGTTCTCGGATTTCGCTTACCTGAGCAACAACGAGGCCCATGTTGTTAACATCGAAGCGTTTTATGTCGCCTTTTCCAGCAGCAAAGGCCCATGCTGTAATTTCATGTGAGCCAACCACCGGAGTACGTGAACTGAAGAAGTTTGATTCCATTGCCTTAACATCAAATTTCTTGGCAACGGTATCAAAGTCAGAACCGTTGTTGAGCATTTCCTCCATTTTGAGTCCATTCGAGATAATGGACTGCTTTGTGGTGGTGCTGATTTTGGGTGCAATTGAAATTTCGCTGTATTTAATCTCTGTACTTTGCTTGTCGGTCACTTTAATAATGTGAAAACCGAACTGAGTTTCTACCGGTCCCACGATGTCGCCGATCTGAGCACCGAATGCTGCCTTTTCGAATTCAGGTACCATTTTCCCTTTTTCAAAGTATCCAAGATCGCCACCGTTCTGAGCTGAGCCCGGATCTT
This is a stretch of genomic DNA from Ignavibacteria bacterium. It encodes these proteins:
- a CDS encoding squalene/phytoene synthase family protein, with amino-acid sequence MSSLDDAYSWCLKFAKSHYENFPVVSVLLTKQAQRALAAVYAIARIGDDIADEPFTGNRLEALATLDAVVDNRIEPGGHPAYMAIQDTISKFRLPTDPFHRLFMAFRFDAENSASGTAQPPTIR